Below is a genomic region from Actinomadura sp. NAK00032.
GGCTCGCGGTCTCACCGGTGAGCGGCGGCGGCAAGCTCAAGCCGGACAGCCAGATCGACGTCCGGGCGCACAGCGGCACGATCGAGAGCGTCACGGTGTCGACCGGGAAGGGCGATGTCGAGGGGGACCTCAGCGCCGACCGGACGCAGTGGCGGTCGCGCTGGTCGCTGGAGCCGGGGAAGACCTACACGGTCGCCGCGACGGCGCTCGGCGAGGACGGCCGGACCCGCACGGTGTCCAGCCGCTTCACCACGGCCGAGGCCGCCAAGACGAACGGCGTGACGGTCGAGGCGCCCTACAACAAGGAGACGGTCGGGGTCGGCATCCCGATCATCATGAACTTCGAGGAGCCGGTGAAGGACCGGGCGGCGGTCGAGCGGGCGCTGGAGGTCACGGCGGACCGGACCGTCGAGGGCGCCTGGCACTGGTTCGGCGACCAGCAGGTCGTGTTCCGCACCAAGCAGTACTGGCCCGCCCACACGAACGTGAGGTTCCGGGCGCACCTGGCCGGCGTGCGCACCGGCGGGGACGTCTACGGCGGCAAGAACTACGCCGTCGACTTCAAGATCGGCGATTCGCACGTGTCCACCGCGGGCGAGGACAGCCACAAGATGGTCGTCAAGGTCAACGGCAAGAAGGTCAAGACCATCCCGACCAGCATGGGCCGCGGCGGGTCCCGCAAGTACACCACCACCAACGGCGTCCACCTGACGATGGCCAAGGAGGACCCCACCGTCATGACGTCGGAGTGGATGGGCGTCAGCCCCGGAAGCCCCGGCGGCTACAGCCTGACCGTGTACAAGGCCGTGCGCATCTCCAACAGCGGCGAGTACGTGCACAGCGCGCCGTGGTCGGTCGGCTCCCAGGGGAGCGAGAACGTCAGCCACGGGTGCATCAACATCAGCCCGTCCAACGCCAAGTGGTTCTACAACCTCAGCTACCGCGGCGACCCGGTCGAGGTGACGGGCACCAGCCGGAAGCTGGAGCCCGACAACGGCTGGGGCTTCTGGCAGGTCGGCTGGAACGACTGGGTGAAGGGCGGCGCGCTGAAGCGGCCGGTGACGACCGCGCCGCGCCCTGACGCGGCGACCCTGTCCGCGCGGCAGGGGCAGGGCTCGCAGCAGAAGGCGCCGCAGAAGCAGGGCGCCGAGGGGAACTGACGCCCGCTCAGCGCAGCGGAGGCGGGACCGGGACGCGGTTCATCCGGGCCCAGTCGCGGGCCATCGCGATCCGGTCCGGCCCCGCCGGGTGCGTCATCCACAGGAGGCGCTCCAGGGCGTCGGGGCTCAGATCGGAGATGTTGCGCACCGACAGCTCGTGCTGCATCGACACGAACGTCGCCGGGTCGCGGGTGAGCTGGAGGGCGTGCGCGTCCGCGCGGGCCTCGATGCGCCGGCTGACCAGGTTCTGGACGGGGGCGGAGACCTGCGTCCCGGCGGCGACGAGCGCGAGCACCAGCGCGACGGTGCGCGGGTCCGCCGCCGCCCGCCCGCGGGAGGCGGCCCCGGGCGGGCCGCCGGGATCGACCCCGGCACGCCGCAGGAGCCGCGGAGAGGTCATCAGGAGGTACAGCAGGCACAGCGCCCCGGCCACGCCCAGCGCGCCCACCAGCGTGCCCCACAGGACGTCACGGCGCTTCGCGTGGCCGAGCTCGTGCCCGACGATCGACTCGATCCGCGGGCGCGGCGACTTCAGCAGCGTGTCGTATAGGACGATCCGCCGCGTGGAGCCGAACCCCGACACGTAGGCGTTCAGCGACGTCGTCCGCCGGGAGGCGTCGGCGACCAGGACGTCCTTCACCGGCACACCGTCCCGCTTCGCCATCGCGAGCAGGTCGCTGCGCAGCT
It encodes:
- a CDS encoding Ig-like domain-containing protein, whose amino-acid sequence is MLVGASVVAGAAACSGGEPEAADAVRLAVSPVSGGGKLKPDSQIDVRAHSGTIESVTVSTGKGDVEGDLSADRTQWRSRWSLEPGKTYTVAATALGEDGRTRTVSSRFTTAEAAKTNGVTVEAPYNKETVGVGIPIIMNFEEPVKDRAAVERALEVTADRTVEGAWHWFGDQQVVFRTKQYWPAHTNVRFRAHLAGVRTGGDVYGGKNYAVDFKIGDSHVSTAGEDSHKMVVKVNGKKVKTIPTSMGRGGSRKYTTTNGVHLTMAKEDPTVMTSEWMGVSPGSPGGYSLTVYKAVRISNSGEYVHSAPWSVGSQGSENVSHGCINISPSNAKWFYNLSYRGDPVEVTGTSRKLEPDNGWGFWQVGWNDWVKGGALKRPVTTAPRPDAATLSARQGQGSQQKAPQKQGAEGN